One region of Culex pipiens pallens isolate TS chromosome 2, TS_CPP_V2, whole genome shotgun sequence genomic DNA includes:
- the LOC120430381 gene encoding coiled-coil domain-containing protein 93 isoform X3, with protein MTSKNIFSKHLPNIKLATRFDADGNEIQVERREDEEQKRKEQDIIEALVGAGYYRAHIQGLSTFDKIVGGMTWCIEACDYDVDVDLLFHENLTIGQKISLTEKIVVVLPKMKCPFQLEPHQIQGLDFINIFPVVEWLVKRSAENRSEKADRLKKLAASQFQNYFTLGSDREAKQVHARQLGNLKTVEDRYIPKRQFRRTERGPEDVMSRVRITLMEYGTRDFSVKTNVDIAEIDADAQDEDVFRGMLQETDQEELDFDQLFKNLSVAKEQQSRDSKLTAEERDTLNRHYEDLKREMSIDTSQLSEQNKIKTILATKLALEKKLNRVKSHNDQLRQVVQSERDQLELVRQEKESLEQDINNLDNTEISEENRKIVAHVQELILENEKMKQHEAEFKERCKKELVELQTKIQKAEATTPDEDIAEHQRVLEVEQERLKALRLQLAKKNRAYVAINRQLDNIPDRTELAQYQRRFLELYNQDLVPCLVRT; from the exons ATGACGTCGAAAAACATCTTCTCGAAGCACCTGCCCAACATCAAGCTCGCGACCCGGTTCGACGCCGACGGCAACGAGATCCAGGTCGAACGCCGCGAAGACGAGGAGCAGAAGCGCAAGGAGCAGGACATTATCGAGGCGCTAGTGGGGGCCGGCTACTACCGGGCCCACATCCAGGGCCTGTCCACGTTCGACAAGATCGTCGGCGGAATGACCTGGTGCATCGAGGCGTGCGACTACGACGTGGACGTGGACTTGCTGTTCCACGAGAATCTGACGATCGGGCAGAAGAT ATCACTTACGGAGAAGATCGTCGTGGTGCTGcccaagatgaagtgtccgttTCAGCTGGAACCGCACCAGATCCAGGGGTTGGACTTCATCAACATCTTCCCGGTGGTCGAGTGGCTCGTCAAGCGGTCCGCCGAGAATCGTAGCGAAAAGGCCGATCGATTGAAGAAGTTGGCCGCGTCGcagtttcaaaattatttcactTTGGGCTCGGATCGGGAAGCCAAACAAGTTCACGCCCGTCAGTTGGGCAACTTGAAGACTGTCGAGGATCGTTACATTCCGAAGAGGCAGTTCCGGCGAACGGAACGCGGTCCGGAGGATGTCATGAGTCGGGTACGGATCACGCTCATGGAGTACGGAACGCGGGATTTTTCCGTCAAGACCAACGTGGACATTGCGGAGATTGATGCGGACGCGCAGGACGAGGACGTGTTTCGAGGAATGCTGCAGGAGACCGACCAAGAAGAG CTTGATTTTGatcaattattcaaaaacttatcaGTTGCTAAAGAG CAGCAAAGTCGAGACTCCAAACTGACCGCGGAGGAGCGCGACACCCTAAACCGCCACTACGAGGATCTCAAGCGCGAAATGTCCATCGACACGAGCCAGCTGTCCGAGCAAAACAAGATCAAAACAATTCTCGCGACCAAATTGGCACTGGAGAAAAAACTGAATCGCGTTAAGTCGCACAACGACCAGCTTCGCCAAGTCGTCCAAAGCGAGCGCGACCAGCTGGAGCTCGTCCGGCAGGAGAAGGAATCGCTCGAGCAGGACATTAACAACCTGGACAACACGGAAATCAGCGAGGAAAATCGCAAGATTGTCGCCCACGTGCAGGAGCTGATCCTGGAGAACGAAAAGATGAAGCAGCACGAGGCGGAGTTTAAGGAGCGCTGCAAGAAGGAACTGGTCGAGTTGCAGACAAAAATACA AAAAGCGGAAGCCACAACCCCGGACGAGGACATTGCCGAGCACCAGAGAGTGCTTGAGGTGGAGCAGGAGCGCCTCAAAGCGTTGCGGCTGCAGCTGGCGAAGAAGAACCGCGCGTACGTGGCCATCAACCGACAGCTGGACAACATTCCCGACCGGACCGAGCTGGCGCAGTACCAGCGTCGGTTCCTCGAGCTGTACAATCAGG ATCTTGTTCCGTGTCTTGTTCGGACTTGA
- the LOC120430381 gene encoding coiled-coil domain-containing protein 93 isoform X2 yields the protein MTSKNIFSKHLPNIKLATRFDADGNEIQVERREDEEQKRKEQDIIEALVGAGYYRAHIQGLSTFDKIVGGMTWCIEACDYDVDVDLLFHENLTIGQKISLTEKIVVVLPKMKCPFQLEPHQIQGLDFINIFPVVEWLVKRSAENRSEKADRLKKLAASQFQNYFTLGSDREAKQVHARQLGNLKTVEDRYIPKRQFRRTERGPEDVMSRVRITLMEYGTRDFSVKTNVDIAEIDADAQDEDVFRGMLQETDQEELDFDQLFKNLSVAKEQSRDSKLTAEERDTLNRHYEDLKREMSIDTSQLSEQNKIKTILATKLALEKKLNRVKSHNDQLRQVVQSERDQLELVRQEKESLEQDINNLDNTEISEENRKIVAHVQELILENEKMKQHEAEFKERCKKELVELQTKIQKAEATTPDEDIAEHQRVLEVEQERLKALRLQLAKKNRAYVAINRQLDNIPDRTELAQYQRRFLELYNQVDLVLDLVPCLVRT from the exons ATGACGTCGAAAAACATCTTCTCGAAGCACCTGCCCAACATCAAGCTCGCGACCCGGTTCGACGCCGACGGCAACGAGATCCAGGTCGAACGCCGCGAAGACGAGGAGCAGAAGCGCAAGGAGCAGGACATTATCGAGGCGCTAGTGGGGGCCGGCTACTACCGGGCCCACATCCAGGGCCTGTCCACGTTCGACAAGATCGTCGGCGGAATGACCTGGTGCATCGAGGCGTGCGACTACGACGTGGACGTGGACTTGCTGTTCCACGAGAATCTGACGATCGGGCAGAAGAT ATCACTTACGGAGAAGATCGTCGTGGTGCTGcccaagatgaagtgtccgttTCAGCTGGAACCGCACCAGATCCAGGGGTTGGACTTCATCAACATCTTCCCGGTGGTCGAGTGGCTCGTCAAGCGGTCCGCCGAGAATCGTAGCGAAAAGGCCGATCGATTGAAGAAGTTGGCCGCGTCGcagtttcaaaattatttcactTTGGGCTCGGATCGGGAAGCCAAACAAGTTCACGCCCGTCAGTTGGGCAACTTGAAGACTGTCGAGGATCGTTACATTCCGAAGAGGCAGTTCCGGCGAACGGAACGCGGTCCGGAGGATGTCATGAGTCGGGTACGGATCACGCTCATGGAGTACGGAACGCGGGATTTTTCCGTCAAGACCAACGTGGACATTGCGGAGATTGATGCGGACGCGCAGGACGAGGACGTGTTTCGAGGAATGCTGCAGGAGACCGACCAAGAAGAG CTTGATTTTGatcaattattcaaaaacttatcaGTTGCTAAAGAG CAAAGTCGAGACTCCAAACTGACCGCGGAGGAGCGCGACACCCTAAACCGCCACTACGAGGATCTCAAGCGCGAAATGTCCATCGACACGAGCCAGCTGTCCGAGCAAAACAAGATCAAAACAATTCTCGCGACCAAATTGGCACTGGAGAAAAAACTGAATCGCGTTAAGTCGCACAACGACCAGCTTCGCCAAGTCGTCCAAAGCGAGCGCGACCAGCTGGAGCTCGTCCGGCAGGAGAAGGAATCGCTCGAGCAGGACATTAACAACCTGGACAACACGGAAATCAGCGAGGAAAATCGCAAGATTGTCGCCCACGTGCAGGAGCTGATCCTGGAGAACGAAAAGATGAAGCAGCACGAGGCGGAGTTTAAGGAGCGCTGCAAGAAGGAACTGGTCGAGTTGCAGACAAAAATACA AAAAGCGGAAGCCACAACCCCGGACGAGGACATTGCCGAGCACCAGAGAGTGCTTGAGGTGGAGCAGGAGCGCCTCAAAGCGTTGCGGCTGCAGCTGGCGAAGAAGAACCGCGCGTACGTGGCCATCAACCGACAGCTGGACAACATTCCCGACCGGACCGAGCTGGCGCAGTACCAGCGTCGGTTCCTCGAGCTGTACAATCAGG ttgaTCTTGTTTTAGATCTTGTTCCGTGTCTTGTTCGGACTTGA
- the LOC120430376 gene encoding VWFA and cache domain-containing protein CG16868 yields MIRFLSRESTLIESDNQLHMKQNRILESQATKKMASNRRKQYYYYYLLMTAAAAATLFGCRQVAASSSPATNHIFVNNIVPLISNLSGSVISSDNDSSSSSKVPSSQSSTGPVFPFGVVAAPPLAPVIQQQHPGQQDRDYSIQELTKLLEMKLKRIRNQELDVPVVQELYDTMEFTSIIRNDVDELDKMTKKLSAKFEQSSAVIDRLQAFIYDAITRQGAKYNTLINPCPYSEMLNPWDDEPQFDLQNFIQNTKLMNSTASLKQFSSDSGFLDFSAFPASPDDRPRIRINDQTVEDNNQNLQKRFVDQIAHLHGNFYNLKQLFYLSPLDQASAFKCHYHPKDGRLKSLYLSSVRNKHFMILLDIGNSVSYDQLEVAKAIVKFIIYLLNENDRVAIVAVSQKLTTTENFLDCTNGPFVNATMDNKDRLVDFVDSLNKTASAAAHVSAFKYAFKAIGEAYQGVSTELPVVFLYLGRAQISPITAAAKALIRTIADGQSRLPFPVIINTCLILLDEREITYEKQFIADVTTQNFAKYNLSGVFFKPRAGKMVMISKHSFDAQRFVIALMEPFLNDLKLIENRIRIHLPYHEAMTHDTLVTLSIPVGIHGLMGIDLYLSDLAEDVSYYKQDDESYAFVIDLKGNTIMHPSFPRPLAARESFFITNITRLERKLGIVEYLKILSLEKGNFTIQDANSNQSTVYLWKRARFYIICIVRTINLDRSPNILLNGASSRFTPAQQMQYYHSRSSLDYSFISSNGVSSRNLLSELIYHRIDIYPAHLQRPQPSISMNSINGDQLAAESPRVCRLMKQLALADDSTLYLSSSSFQSPYAHIRNNRDGSNEDDNVRTIQNIMAYLKDTTSLFANPGLLPEVRSDVLALLKVISNYRRKHDESKLSKYIIRRYAATVNGVLESYPGGLLDTDIEPTKRPWFVKAMEHPGKIVVTKPYLDAGGAGYIVSVSYTIFEGIADALHNTENDKPIVVVSLDLTQGFFYKMLMESSSTCNAENIKCFLMDDRGYLIAHPKLIEPAINNNRRMLEHITHKESQVANDILNHKQLVTKKMCFNYVNRTVQRFYQFNMSLAEVVTNLMYGEKTKYQIMLIPGTNLFIGVVNSTNDGGAFCPCSTVGNSCLNCNRMEQTECECPCECPLEYYDEESRSGSGCSSSPSSDSRRSRQPRPESIPLCSPLPEELISMNALNFESEYDLKSCSSINCEDYTTQGECLGLVGCEWCQVDIDGENTLNTPFCTSQLTCFNGVFGSATPYGDVMSNNIMESVLPPAYSAIGPVAGAILALCLVVGFAMYCYRQNSAEASDQLYDDLVADHCNGLPLSRFDIEDHSPPDDCDISRTNAKQNLLMNNQNNANYMIFPSVTSPYQMSSNYRRPNAGSSDHGYSTMTHHEESEHLCLSNAEPVAPNASTGKRLSMSDSASINTSVSSPYSNHQNFLSHNGKLKPTGIGGDSEEQQKLYDPSQTVLPSPSSVSRTGHHILVPVTVHRNMDVS; encoded by the exons ATGATACGATTCTTGAGCAGAGAATCAACGTTAATCGAAAGTGATAATCAATTACACATGAAACAAAATAGAATTTTGGAATCACAAGCAACGAAAAAAATGGCTTCCAATCGACGCAAACAGTATTACTATTATTACCTGCTGATgacggcagcagcagcggcgACTCTTTTTGGATGTCGGCAGGTCGCCGCTTCCTCGTCCCCTGCCACCAATCATATCTTTGTAAATAACATAGTTCCTTTGATAAGTAATCTAAGTGGTAGTGTGATAAGTTCCGATaacgacagcagcagcagcagtaaagtGCCTTCCTCCCAGTCATCGACCGGACCGGTGTTCCCATTCGGGGTGGTGGCGGCACCACCACTGGCACCGGTTATTCAGCAGCAGCATCCGGGTCAGCAAGATCGAGACTATAGCATTCAGGAGCTGACGAAGCTTCTTGAGATGAAGCTGAAGCGGATACGCAACCAGGAGCTCGATGTTCCTGTTGTGCAGGAATTGTATGACACTATGGAGTTCACCTCCATCATTCGCAATGACGTAGACGAGCTGGACAAAATGACCAAGAAATTGTCAGCCAAGTTTGAGCAATCATCCGCCGTTATAGATCGACTGCAGGCATTCATCTATGATGCGATAACTCGTCAAGGTGCCAAATACAACACCCTGATCAATCCGTGCCCATACAGTGAAATGTTGAACCCATGGGATGACGAACCGCAGTTTGATCTGCAGAACTTCATTCAAAACACCAAACTGATGAATTCAACCGCTTCACTGAAGCAGTTTTCCAGTGATTCGGGATTTCTGGACTTTTCCGCCTTTCCAGCTAGTCCCGACGATCGCCCGAGGATACGAATCAATGATCAGACCGTGGAGGATAACAACCAAAATCTGCAGAAACGATTTGTGGACCAAATCGCGCACTTGCACGGAAACTTTTACAACCTAAAGCAGCTCTTCTACCTGTCTCCACTGGATCAAGCTAGTGCATTCAAATGTCACTATCATCCAAAGGATGGTCGACTAAAGTCACTGTATCTGTCCTCTGTGAGGAACAAGCACTTCATGATTCTGCTAGACATTGGAAATTCGGTCAGTTATGACCAACTGGAAGTCGCAAAAGCCATCGTGAAGTTCATAATCTACCTTCTCAATGAGAACGATAGGGTAGCGATTGTAGCCGTCAGTCAAAAATTGACCACGACAGAAAACTTTCTCGATTGCACCAATGGACCGTTTGTGAACGCCACCATGGACAACAAGGACCGACTGGTGGATTTTGTCGATTCCCTGAACAAAACGGCTTCGGCGGCCGCGCACGTTTCTGCGTTTAAATACGCGTTCAAAGCAATCGGAGAAGCCTACCAAGGAGTGTCCACGGAACTTCCGGTAGTGTTCCTCTACCTTGGTAGGGCACAAATTTCCCCCATCACTGCCGCCGCAAAGGCTCTCATCAGAACGATCGCTGACGGCCAGTCGAGGCTGCCTTTTCCAGTGATCATCAACACGTGCCTGATCCTGCTGGACGAACGAGAGATCACGTACGAGAAGCAGTTCATTGCCGACGTaacaacgcaaaattttgcaaagTACAATCTGAGCGGAGTATTTTTCAAGCCGCGAGCTGGCAAGATGGTGATGATCTCCAAGCACAGCTTCGATGCTCAGCGATTCGTGATAGCACTGATGGAACCATTCTTGAACGATTTGAAGCTTATCGagaaccggattcggattcacTTGCCCTACCACGAGGCGATGACGCACGATACGCTGGTAACGCTGTCGATTCCGGTTGGGATTCACGGTCTCATGGGAATCGATTTGTACTTGAGTGATCTAGCGGAGGATGTATCGTACTACAAGCAGGATGATGAATCGTACGCGTTCGTGATTGATTTGAAGGGGAATACCATTATGCATCCTTCGTTCCCTCGACCGCTGGCAGCTAGAGAGAGCTTCTTCATCACTAACATTACACGATTGGAGAGGAAGCTCGGGATTGTCGAATACCTAAAGATTCTGTCGCTAGAAAAGGGCAACTTCACGATCCAAGACGCTAACTCCAACCAAAGCACAGTTTATCTGTGGAAGCGTGCCAGATTCTACATCATCTGCATTGTCCGAACCATCAACTTGGACCGCAGTCCAAACATTCTGCTCAACGGTGCTAGCTCTCGGTTTACTCCAGCGCAACAGATGCAGTATTACCACTCGCGATCGAGTCTGGATTACAGCTTTATCAGCAGTAACGGGGTCAGCAGTCGTAACCTGTTGTCGGAACTGATTTACCATCGCATCGATATCTATCCGGCCCATCTACAAAGACCTCAACCAAGCATATCGATGAACTCGATCAACGGTGATCAACTGGCAGCTGAATCACCGCGAGTCTGCCGGCTGATGAAACAGCTAGCCCTGGCGGACGATTCTACACTTTACCTGAGCTCATCCTCGTTTCAATCTCCATACGCTCACATCCGCAACAATCGTGACGGTTCTAACGAAGACGACAACGTGCGGACCATTCAGAACATCATGGCTTACCTGAAAGATACCACATCACTGTTTGCAAACCCTGGGCTGCTTCCAGAAGTTCGAAGCGATGTTCTTGCCCTGCtcaaagtcatttcgaactacCGCCGGAAGCACGACGAAAGCAAGCTCAGCAAGTACATCATCCGACGGTACGCCGCCACCGTCAACGGAGTGCTCGAATCGTACCCGGGAGGCCTGCTCGACACCGACATCGAACCAACGAAGCGTCCCTGGTTCGTCAAAGCCATGGAGCATCCGGGAAAGATTGTCGTTACGAAACCGTACCTGGATGCCGGTGGAGCCGGATACATCGTCAGCGTTTCGTACACGATCTTCGAGGGAATCGCCGATGCGCTGCACAACACCGAAAACGACAAACCGATCGTGGTGGTTTCGTTGGATCTTACGCAAGGATTCTTCTACAAGATGCTGATGGAATCGTCCAGCACCTGCAACGCCGAGAACATCAAGTGCTTCCTGATGGACGATCGAGGCTACCTGATCGCACATCCCAAGCTGATTGAACCAGCCATCAACAACAACCGCCGCATGCTGGAACACATCACCCACAAGGAGTCCCAGGTGGCGAACGACATCCTGAACCACAAGCAGCTCGTGACGAAGAAGATGTGCTTCAACTACGTGAACCGAACCGTGCAACGGTTTTACCAGTTCAACATGTCGCTGGCGGAAGTGGTGACGAACCTGATGTACGGCGAGAAGACCAAGTACCAGATCATGCTGATACCGGGCACGAACCTGTTCATCGGTGTGGTCAACTCGACGAACGACGGGGGCGCGTTCTGTCCGTGCAGCACG GTCGGCAACtcgtgcctcaactgcaaccgGATGGAGCAAACCGAGTGCGAATGTCCGTGCGAGTGCCCGCTGGAGTACTACGACGAGGAATCGCGATCCGGAAGTGGTTGTTCGAGTAGCCCTAGCTCGGACTCGCGCAGATCGCGTCAACCGCGGCCGGAATCGATCCCGCTGTGCTCTCCGCTTCCGGAGGAGCTCATCTCGATGAACGCGCTCAACTTTGAAAGCGAGTACGACCTGAAGAGCTGTTCCAGCATCAACTGCGAGGACTACACGACCCAGGGGGAGTGCTTGG GCCTCGTCGGTTGTGAGTGGTGCCAGGTGGACATCGACGGTGAGAACACCTTGAATACTCCGTTTTGTACGTCGCAGTTGACGTGCTTCAACGGAGTGTTTGGGTCGGCTACACCGTACGGGGACGTGATGAGTAACAACATCATGGAGTCGGTACTGCCTCCGGCGTACAGCGCGATTGGACCGGTTGCCGGAGCCATTTTGGCGCTATGTCTGGTCGTTGGGTTCGCGATGTATTGCTACCGGCAAAACAGTGCGGAAGCCTCCGATCAGCTGTACGATGATCTGGTTGCGGATCACTGTAACGGACTGCCTCTGTCCCGGTTTGACATTGAGGATCACAGTCCTCCGGACGATTGCGACATCAGTCGAACGAACGCCAAGCAGAACCTGCTCATGAACAACCAGAACAACGCCAACTATATGATCTTCCCGAGCGTAACGTCCCCGTACCAGATGTCTTCCAACTATCGCCGACCGAACGCCGGTTCGTCCGATCACGGCTACTCGACCATGACCCACCACGAGGAATCGGAACACCTGTGCCTGTCCAACGCGGAACCAGTGGCACCGAACGCTTCCACCGGCAAGCGTCTCTCGATGTCCGACTCGGCCTCGATCAACACGTCGGTGTCGAGTCCGTACAGCAATCACCAGAACTTCCTGTCACACAACGGTAAGCTCAAGCCTACTGGGATCGGCGGTGACAGCGAGGAACAGCAAAAGCTGTACGATCCCTCGCAAACCGTGCTGCCCTCGCCGAGTTCGGTGTCCCGGACGGGACACCACATCCTCGTGCCGGTCACCGTCCACCGGAACATGGACGTTTCCTAA
- the LOC120430381 gene encoding coiled-coil domain-containing protein 93 isoform X1 has translation MTSKNIFSKHLPNIKLATRFDADGNEIQVERREDEEQKRKEQDIIEALVGAGYYRAHIQGLSTFDKIVGGMTWCIEACDYDVDVDLLFHENLTIGQKISLTEKIVVVLPKMKCPFQLEPHQIQGLDFINIFPVVEWLVKRSAENRSEKADRLKKLAASQFQNYFTLGSDREAKQVHARQLGNLKTVEDRYIPKRQFRRTERGPEDVMSRVRITLMEYGTRDFSVKTNVDIAEIDADAQDEDVFRGMLQETDQEELDFDQLFKNLSVAKEQQSRDSKLTAEERDTLNRHYEDLKREMSIDTSQLSEQNKIKTILATKLALEKKLNRVKSHNDQLRQVVQSERDQLELVRQEKESLEQDINNLDNTEISEENRKIVAHVQELILENEKMKQHEAEFKERCKKELVELQTKIQKAEATTPDEDIAEHQRVLEVEQERLKALRLQLAKKNRAYVAINRQLDNIPDRTELAQYQRRFLELYNQVDLVLDLVPCLVRT, from the exons ATGACGTCGAAAAACATCTTCTCGAAGCACCTGCCCAACATCAAGCTCGCGACCCGGTTCGACGCCGACGGCAACGAGATCCAGGTCGAACGCCGCGAAGACGAGGAGCAGAAGCGCAAGGAGCAGGACATTATCGAGGCGCTAGTGGGGGCCGGCTACTACCGGGCCCACATCCAGGGCCTGTCCACGTTCGACAAGATCGTCGGCGGAATGACCTGGTGCATCGAGGCGTGCGACTACGACGTGGACGTGGACTTGCTGTTCCACGAGAATCTGACGATCGGGCAGAAGAT ATCACTTACGGAGAAGATCGTCGTGGTGCTGcccaagatgaagtgtccgttTCAGCTGGAACCGCACCAGATCCAGGGGTTGGACTTCATCAACATCTTCCCGGTGGTCGAGTGGCTCGTCAAGCGGTCCGCCGAGAATCGTAGCGAAAAGGCCGATCGATTGAAGAAGTTGGCCGCGTCGcagtttcaaaattatttcactTTGGGCTCGGATCGGGAAGCCAAACAAGTTCACGCCCGTCAGTTGGGCAACTTGAAGACTGTCGAGGATCGTTACATTCCGAAGAGGCAGTTCCGGCGAACGGAACGCGGTCCGGAGGATGTCATGAGTCGGGTACGGATCACGCTCATGGAGTACGGAACGCGGGATTTTTCCGTCAAGACCAACGTGGACATTGCGGAGATTGATGCGGACGCGCAGGACGAGGACGTGTTTCGAGGAATGCTGCAGGAGACCGACCAAGAAGAG CTTGATTTTGatcaattattcaaaaacttatcaGTTGCTAAAGAG CAGCAAAGTCGAGACTCCAAACTGACCGCGGAGGAGCGCGACACCCTAAACCGCCACTACGAGGATCTCAAGCGCGAAATGTCCATCGACACGAGCCAGCTGTCCGAGCAAAACAAGATCAAAACAATTCTCGCGACCAAATTGGCACTGGAGAAAAAACTGAATCGCGTTAAGTCGCACAACGACCAGCTTCGCCAAGTCGTCCAAAGCGAGCGCGACCAGCTGGAGCTCGTCCGGCAGGAGAAGGAATCGCTCGAGCAGGACATTAACAACCTGGACAACACGGAAATCAGCGAGGAAAATCGCAAGATTGTCGCCCACGTGCAGGAGCTGATCCTGGAGAACGAAAAGATGAAGCAGCACGAGGCGGAGTTTAAGGAGCGCTGCAAGAAGGAACTGGTCGAGTTGCAGACAAAAATACA AAAAGCGGAAGCCACAACCCCGGACGAGGACATTGCCGAGCACCAGAGAGTGCTTGAGGTGGAGCAGGAGCGCCTCAAAGCGTTGCGGCTGCAGCTGGCGAAGAAGAACCGCGCGTACGTGGCCATCAACCGACAGCTGGACAACATTCCCGACCGGACCGAGCTGGCGCAGTACCAGCGTCGGTTCCTCGAGCTGTACAATCAGG ttgaTCTTGTTTTAGATCTTGTTCCGTGTCTTGTTCGGACTTGA